The DNA window CTGGCTGGCCATCGCGGCGTGCCCGTCGGCACGCCGCTCGAACCGCCGGTGGCCACCGTCGAGTTCAGCGATGTGCCGGGTGGAACTCTGGTGACGATCACGTCCACCTTCGCCACTGCTGGCGACCGTCACGCCTTCCTCGAAACGGGGATGCGAGCCGGTTGGGCCGCATGTCTCGACAAGCTCGCGGAACTGGCGGCAACGGATTTTACGGGCGAACAGGCTCGCGACATCGTCATGACCCGCTTCATCGCGGCGCCGGTCGCCCTCGTCTGGTCGGCCTTCAACGACGTCGACCGCATTTCCGCCTGGTGGGGGCCGGACGGCTTCACCACGACGGCGAAAAAGTTCGAGTTCCGGGTCGGCGGCGAATGGGTGCACACGATGCATGGCCCGGACGGCACGGACCATCCCAACCGCTCGATCTTCCGCGAGATCGTCGAGAATGAGAAGATCGTCTACGACCACGATGACGGCTCGGGCACCGGGCCGCATATGTTCCGGGCGACGACGACCTTCAAGTCCGTCGACGGCGGCACGGAAATCACCCATCACATGGTCTTTGCCGATCCGAACGAGCGCAGGCGCGCCGCCGGCTTCGGGGCCATCGAACTCGGCTACCAGCACCTCGGCAACCTGGCTGCCTTCGTTACCGGCAAATGAGCTGGATAAGCTACCCGGAGATCGGCGATGCCGGCTCCGGGCCTTGCGGGCATGGCGTCGATGGACGTCAGGCCCGCTCGTAGACGACCGGGAAGTCCGGCCCTTCCAGCGGCTCTCCGGTCTTCAGGGTCAGGTGCGAGAAGGGCGGCGAGCCCTTGCCGCCGCGATCGATGAAGACCGCATCGTCGCCGACCCAACGGGCCGAGAAGACCCGGCGGCGGCGCGTCGACGTGTTGGCCGGCGCGCCATGCAGGGTGCGGAAGTTGAAGGCGACCGCATCGCCCGGCTCCAGCGCCCAGCCGAGAATGGTGTAGGCGTCGCGATTGCCATCGACATCGGGCACGGGCGCACGGGTGTCGTTCTCGTAAAGCGCCGTGCCGTCGAAGCGTTCCGGGCGATGGTCGAGGCCGCTTACATGCGTTCCGGCGACGCATTCGAGTGTCGTCTCGCGCGAGACCGGATCGAGCGGGACCCAGAAGCTCACCGACTGCGCGCCGCCGACGCAGTAATAGGGCATGTCCTGATGCCAGGGCGTGACCATCGAATTGCCGGGTTCCTTGACCAGCACGTGATCGTGAAAGAAGCGACCCTTTTTTGAACCCATCAGATGCGCGGCAATGGCCCCGGCCGGCGAGCCGAGGACGAAATCCCTGAATTCGGGAATGTCCTGCCAGTTGCACAGATCCTGGAAGAAGGGCGCGCCGCCGTCCTTGGGCTTGTAGGACCGCTCGCGCGGGCTGGGGTGCGCCATCAGTGTTTCCATCCCGGCGGCCAGCGGCGCGATCCAGTCGGAAAAAACGCCGCGAAGCACGATGGCCCCGTCGCGCTGGAACGCGGCGATGTCGTCGTCGCTTGGCAGAATGGCGGTCGGGTCCTGAATGACGGTCTCAGCGTTGGCCATTGGCAGTCCTTCCCTCGTTACAGCAGCGTCGCGGCGCCCCGGTCGAGATAGGTGTCGAGGAACTGCTCGATACGCGGATGGCGCGGCTTGCCGAACACCTCCTGCGGCCCGCCCTCGACGAGCAGCTTGCCGTGATCGAGGAAGACGATCTTGGCCCCGACAGAGGCGGCAAAGCCGATCTCGTGCGTGACGACCAGCATGGTCATGCCGGTCTTGGCAAGGTCGCGCATCACGTTCAGCACCTCGCCGGTGAGTTCGGGATCGAGCGACGACGTCGGCTCGTCGAAGAGCATGATGCGCGGCTCCAGCGCCAGAGAGCGGGCGATGGCGACGCGCTGCTGCTGTCCGCCGGAAAGCTCCGAGGGATAGTGGC is part of the Hartmannibacter diazotrophicus genome and encodes:
- a CDS encoding SRPBCC family protein — encoded protein: MMTAAKPDPGSDRTVVISRTFAAPRALVYRAFTDPEILSSWFGPRGFDVPVCELDVRPGGRLKIVMRGPDGTDYPNTGTYLEVEPERRLRYTNEMDDHPKSWHDMLAGHRGVPVGTPLEPPVATVEFSDVPGGTLVTITSTFATAGDRHAFLETGMRAGWAACLDKLAELAATDFTGEQARDIVMTRFIAAPVALVWSAFNDVDRISAWWGPDGFTTTAKKFEFRVGGEWVHTMHGPDGTDHPNRSIFREIVENEKIVYDHDDGSGTGPHMFRATTTFKSVDGGTEITHHMVFADPNERRRAAGFGAIELGYQHLGNLAAFVTGK
- a CDS encoding phytanoyl-CoA dioxygenase family protein is translated as MANAETVIQDPTAILPSDDDIAAFQRDGAIVLRGVFSDWIAPLAAGMETLMAHPSPRERSYKPKDGGAPFFQDLCNWQDIPEFRDFVLGSPAGAIAAHLMGSKKGRFFHDHVLVKEPGNSMVTPWHQDMPYYCVGGAQSVSFWVPLDPVSRETTLECVAGTHVSGLDHRPERFDGTALYENDTRAPVPDVDGNRDAYTILGWALEPGDAVAFNFRTLHGAPANTSTRRRRVFSARWVGDDAVFIDRGGKGSPPFSHLTLKTGEPLEGPDFPVVYERA